One Rhododendron vialii isolate Sample 1 chromosome 2a, ASM3025357v1 genomic region harbors:
- the LOC131316574 gene encoding large ribosomal subunit protein bL21m, whose product MANRRCLQTVIHHYSTNPFLQPLKTLVPSLQQTLTNPLSPQTPTPYSHHVFSNLTPICHPQHKPTCHFSSRRSDNEEEEENDDEEEDEEEEGSEEDDDDEGVSAVSNSGVKREYTAEEKEEEAAAIGYKVIGPLQRSERVFKPYEPVFAVVQIGSHQFKVSNGDSIFTERLKFCEVNEKLILNRVLMLGSQSQTIIGRPILPDAAVHAVVEEHALDAKVIIFKKKRRKNYRRTKGHRQELTKLRITDIQGIEKPEPVPTDKPEKTAIKKLEKTSVKMPEKVAVAA is encoded by the exons ATGGCGAACAGACGTTGCCTCCAAACTGTAATCCACCACTACTCCACAAACCCATTTCTCCAAcctctcaaaaccctagtcccCAGTCTCCAACAAACCCTAACCAACCCTCTCTCCCCCCAAACCCCCACCCCCTATTCTCACCACGTTTTCTCCAATCTCACGCCAATTTGCCACCCACAGCACAAACCCACGTGCCATTTCTCTTCTCGAAGAAGTGacaacgaagaagaagaagaaaacgatgacgaggaggaggatgaggaggaaGAGGGTTCTGAGGAGGATGATGACGATGAGGGTGTTTCGGCTGTGTCGAATAGTGGTGTGAAGAGAGAGTACACGGcggaggagaaagaagaggaggcGGCGGCGATTGGGTATAAAGTGATTGGTCCTTTGCAACGGTCGGAGAGGGTTTTCAAGCCTTACGAGCCTGTTTTCGCCGTTGTTCAG ATTGGTTCGCACCAGTTTAAGGTCAGCAATGGGGATTCCATTTTCACTGAGAGATTGAAGTTTTGTGAAGTGAACGAGAAG CTGATATTAAACAGGGTTCTCATGCTGGGTTCACAGAGTCAGACCATCATTGGCAGGCCCATATTGCCTGATGCTGCAGTTCACGCAGTTGTTGAGGAGCAT GCTTTAGATGCCAAAGTAATTATAttcaagaaaaagagaaggaagaaCTATCGCCGAACTAAAGGGCACAGGCAG GAACTAACTAAACTCAGGATCACTGACATTCAAGGAATTGAAAAGCCAGAACCAGTTCCAACTGATAAGCCCGAAAAGACAGCCATCAAGAAGCTGGAAAAGACATCTGTTAAGATGCCAGAAAAAGTTGCTGTTGCAGCTTAG